From the Oceanobacillus kimchii X50 genome, the window TAGATTGTTCGAATCTTGGTGAATAATAAAGTCTCTCTTGATCTAACTCCTCAATTTGATCTAATTCACCGTGTACAAAACGTTCAATGCGATCTTTTGTAGTTTCTAGACGATTCAATAAACCTCCATAACGTATATCAATTACTTCCCAACCAAACGGTTTATTCATTGTTAGCCATTGTCTGCGATGTGCAGATCGAAGTTCACAAACATCACTTAATAATGGCACTATCTTTGTATCTACTAATTGTGTTAACTCAGACAACTGTTTCTTATCATACGCCTGTTTTAAATTTACTCCGAGAGATGCTTTATTCGCTAATACAGTGCATAGCTTTTTAGGTACGTCAAAATGATATTTACCGTATTCGTGCGCTTCCTTTTGCTTCCGTTCGATTTGTTTAGAAAGATCTTTATAATACTCGTCTAAATCCAGTCCTTCTATATGTTTATCAAAAACACCTAATAATGGATCTTGCCATAAAAGGAACTTAGATGGATTCGTCTGCTGAAGATTTCCATCCGCTACACCAGGTGGTTGATCCAACTTGTTCAATAATAATAAGGCATCTGCATCAATTCCAGTTATAAATGTTGCTCTCTGTTTGACTTGCAATTCATCTACTTGCTCGCTAAATGCATGTTCTGCGTAATATTGTAATCCATAAAGAGAAGTGTACACATTGTTTTCATATCCATCATCACCCCATAAAGTCACAAACACATCACGAATTCCGTTATCTTTACATGCTTGAAGTGCTTTTTCACTCGCGCTTAAAGAAATATGATAGTTTGGTGCGAACGTATTCCACACCCACATGCCTCCTGCGAACGCTGGAGTCCTGCCAAACCGTTTTAATTGACCTATCATATTGTCATAGTGATCATAATCCGTTTGGTTATACTGCCAATACATAAATTGAACATTTTCTGGTAATTGTTGAATAATATATTCTGGCAGATTCGTAGATTTGTCGTACTGATCTCCTGTTTCCGATGCTAACTTTAAAAACATATCACTCCACATCATCGCTTCTAATTCATATTTATCCGTGATTTCTAATACCCTTGTTAAATGTTTCGACATCATCTCAAAGCGGGATTGATAACCATGAATATTTAGGAACCTTCCTCTACCTACTTCTTCCGCTTCGTCCATACCTATATGAATACGTTTACTGCGGAATGGTTTTGTAACCGCATGTATCATTCTATCTAGCAAATCATACGTATCTTCACTTTCCAGCAACAATGCACCTCTTGTATCCTTGTATTTATAGGCAGCATCCCATTTTAGAAATTCCTCCAAATGAGCCAGTGTCTGGATACACGGTATTAGCTCTATCCCGAATAATGCAGCGTATTCATCCAATTCACGTAGTTCGACTTCTGTGTAACGTCCACGCATGTAACCAAAGTAAGGTTCATCACTCACTTCATAGGTATCCTCCATATAAAGCATGATGCTATTATGCCCCATCATAGCTAACTTTCGGATAAAATCTTTTAATGTTGTTAATTTCATGGTCATATTCCGTGAAAGGTCGAACATCGGTCCAACAGTTGAAAATTGCATTTTTTCGTTTGTTTCCAGAGGAGTATCTTCTTGTTGTAGATGTTGAAGCAGCATACTAAAAGCGCGAAAGAATTGATTAGGGTATGCGTATGTGATGGTCCCATTTCCTTGTCTATAAGAGATTGCTAAGCCATTGAGTGTTTCTTCCTGCACACAAGTAATGTTAATCTCGGATCGTTCAGCCAATGAGAAATCATAGCTTGCTTGTAACTCGCTTAACCCTTTCATGATAATGGCACTATCGCCTGTTATCGTAAATTTCATATTCTATTCCCATCCTTTCTATTAAATTATTTCTACATGAAACCTCCTATCTAGATTTTTATCAATCAAAATTTATTATTTCAAATTTTCAACATTTTCACAACAGTATTTTTAACTTCTGTTTATGTACACTTGTACTAGATGTAGCTGGTTTCAATTATTTAGTTATTCATAGCACACAAATGAGTCTATTTTATAATCAAAATATTTTGTGTGAAGTTCGAATGTTCGCTATTTTTATTTTCATTACAGCTTTCCCCAGGCACAGCATCAGCTATTCTGAGCAGGTGTCGCCTTCTTTCATTACAATCAAAGCCAAGTGATTGCGGTTAATCTAACGTTGTTATATAAATACCAATAAAACATTCGATTTTAAATAAAACTTAGAATGATGAAATTGACTCAAATATTATAATTCACGCAACTAAAAAAACTGTCCATAGCCTTCGTTTATCACGGTGAGACTTCTGGACAGTTTGTTCATACTAGTTCATTCCGACGCTCTCTATTTGGAATTGTTCGTTTAATGATATCATTTCAAGTAACCCGAGCGCTGTTTCTGCACCTTTATTTCCAGCTTTCGTTCCTGCTCTTTCTACAGCTTGCTCAATCGACTCTGTTGTTAATACACCAAACAATACTGGTATGTTGCTATTCATCCCTACTTGGGCTACTCCCTTGGAGACTTCATTACAAACATAATCATAATGTGTAGTTGCTCCGCGGATAACTGTTCCTAACGTTAATACACCGTCATATTTTTGTGAATTA encodes:
- the ribE gene encoding 6,7-dimethyl-8-ribityllumazine synthase — encoded protein: MTIYEGNYNGQGKKIAIVTSRFNEFITARLLSGAEDMLIRHGVARENIDVIWVPGAFEIPFITKRAVNSQKYDGVLTLGTVIRGATTHYDYVCNEVSKGVAQVGMNSNIPVLFGVLTTESIEQAVERAGTKAGNKGAETALGLLEMISLNEQFQIESVGMN
- a CDS encoding beta-N-acetylhexosaminidase, which codes for MKFTITGDSAIIMKGLSELQASYDFSLAERSEINITCVQEETLNGLAISYRQGNGTITYAYPNQFFRAFSMLLQHLQQEDTPLETNEKMQFSTVGPMFDLSRNMTMKLTTLKDFIRKLAMMGHNSIMLYMEDTYEVSDEPYFGYMRGRYTEVELRELDEYAALFGIELIPCIQTLAHLEEFLKWDAAYKYKDTRGALLLESEDTYDLLDRMIHAVTKPFRSKRIHIGMDEAEEVGRGRFLNIHGYQSRFEMMSKHLTRVLEITDKYELEAMMWSDMFLKLASETGDQYDKSTNLPEYIIQQLPENVQFMYWQYNQTDYDHYDNMIGQLKRFGRTPAFAGGMWVWNTFAPNYHISLSASEKALQACKDNGIRDVFVTLWGDDGYENNVYTSLYGLQYYAEHAFSEQVDELQVKQRATFITGIDADALLLLNKLDQPPGVADGNLQQTNPSKFLLWQDPLLGVFDKHIEGLDLDEYYKDLSKQIERKQKEAHEYGKYHFDVPKKLCTVLANKASLGVNLKQAYDKKQLSELTQLVDTKIVPLLSDVCELRSAHRRQWLTMNKPFGWEVIDIRYGGLLNRLETTKDRIERFVHGELDQIEELDQERLYYSPRFEQSTGLGWGSYYYRMASPNVFFHVLPIY